CCGAAGGCCAGGTCGCCGAAGGTGTTGGCAGCCGTGACCAGCATGATGGCGTACAGCGGATACATGACCCGCTGCTGGGCCCGAAAGATGGCGTTGCTGATGATGAAAAGATAATACGAGGGCAGCAGGTAGACGTAGATTTCAAAGATATCCGCGGCAATGGGAGCGATATCCTCCGGCATCCTCATGATGCCCGGCAAGGCCGATTTCACGGCCAAACCGATGACCAGAAGCATGATGCCCATGGCCAGCCCGGATTGAAGGCCCAGACCGACGTAGCGTTGGATGCGGCGAAACAGGCCGGCGCCCATTGATTGGCTGATAGCCGCCACGCTGCCGTTGGCAAAGGCTATGGCCACCACCAGGAAAAAGAACATGGCCTGGGTGGTCAGCCCGATGCAGGCCTGGACGTCCCGGCCCAGGCGACCGGCCGCCCAGACATCAACGAAGCCGATCAGGAAATGGAAAAAAGTCATCAGGACCTGGGGCCAGGCCAGCCTGACGATGGTCCTGTAGGGCGACCGCCGGATATCGTTTGCCAGAAGTTCCTTCAAGGCTCTATGCTCCGCCTGTCCGTTCGGATCTTGCCGACCGGACGTCCGTGGTTATCAGTCAATTCGTGCGGATCGCGCTCCTTCCGGGCGCCCAACCAATGTCATCGAGGAGGACACAATGCCTGACAAAACCCAGGTTCTGATCGTCGGCCAGGGCCCGGCTGGCCTTTCCGCAGCCATCTACACCGGACGGGCCGGCTACGACACCCTCATCCTCGGCTGCCCGCCCAAGGTGGCCGGAGACTACGAGATAGACAACTATTTCGGATTCTCGGAAACCATTTCAGGCCGCGAACTGATCGACCGAGGCATTGCCCAGGCCCGGCGGTTCGGGGTCGATATCCGTTGCGACCGGGTCCTCGGCATTCACCACGGCCAGAACAGCGGCTTCCATGTCCGGACCGAAAAGGGCGAGGTCGAGGCCGATGCCGTCATCCTGGCCACGGGCGTATCTCGAATCCGGCCCGGAATCTCCAATCTCGGAGACTATGAGGGCAAGGGCGTGTCCTATTGCGTCAGCTGCGACGGGTTCTTCTTCAAAGGCGCCCGGGTCGTGGTCGCCGGCGAGGGAGTGTTCGCCGCCAACCAGGCCCTGGAACTCCTCCAGTACACCCCCCATGTGACCGTCTGCACCCAGGGCAAGGCCCCGACCATGACCCAGGAGTTCAGGGACCGTCTCGACAAAATGGGTATCCCCGTTCTGGAAGACAAGATCGTCACCCTTGAAGGCCAGGGAACACTCCAGTCCATGGTTCTGGAATCTGGGCAAAGACTTGAAGCCGAGGGACTGTTCATCGCCATGGGCGAGGCCTCGTCCAACGACTTCGCCTACACCCTGGGCCTGGAGCGCCGGGGAGTATTCATAGATGCCGACTGCGACCAAAAGACAAATATCCCCGGTGTGTTCGCCGCCGGCGACTGCGTGGGCCGCTTCCTCCAGATCAGTGTGGCCGTGGGCGAAGGGGCCAAGGCCGCCCGAGCGGCCATCAATCACCTGAAAAAGGTCAACTGAACCCGTGATCGGCCGAAGTCCGAGACCCGTCATCCAGGTGGCCGGGATTCGTACTCCGGAAGAGGCCCGCATGGTGGCCGAGGCCGGGGCCACCCATGTGGGCTTTCCTTTATGCTTGGACGTCCATGCCGAGGATCTCCCTCTCAAAGATGTCCGGGCCATTGTTCAAGATCTTCCCTCATTCACGACTCCGGTCGTCATCACCTATCTGGATCGGGCCGTCGATATCCTGTCCCTGGTCCATGACACTGATGCCGACTGGGTTCAGCTCCACGGGCCCGTTCCTGTCCTGGAGCTGGAAAAACTGATCCCCAGCCGGACTGCTGGCACCTTGACCGTCATCAAGAGTCTGATCATCGGCCCACGGACTGCGAACATGGACCGGGAAATCGCCGCTCTGGCCCCCCTTGTGGACTGGTTCATCACCGACACCTACGACCCTGCCACCGGGGCCAGCGGAGCCACGGGCAAAACCCATGACTGGGATGTCAGCCGACGGATCGTCGAGATCTCCCCCAGACCTGTCATTCTGGCCGGGGGACTGAATCCGGACAATATACTTCTGGCCGTGGAGACGATCAGCCCTCAGGGGGTCGACGCCCACACCGGGCTCGAGGATGAAAGGGGATTCAAGGACAAGAAAAAGGTCCGGGCCTTCGTAGACAAGGCCAGACAGGCCCTGGCCCGATGCCGGACGTCAGGGATTTCGGGGTCCGGGCCCTAACTGGAGGGGGGTGGATCCTTGGCCTCGACCACCGTGACCTCGAACTCCTTGACCGTATCCGGAGGGTTGGGCACCACGACCATGAATGGGGTGTCACCCCCCGGGGCGACATTGGTATTGTTGGTCAGAATGCCAACCTTGGCGCTCAAGGCCGCCTCCAGTTCCTCGGCGTTATAGACCTGAAGCTGAAACAGCGACACCGTGTTCCCGCAATAGAACTCCCTGGTCACCACCCGGTTGCCCCCGGAATCCAGAAGATCGGCCCGGACCTTGATCAGTTCCTTGGTCGTTGGAAACCGGTTCACGGCCTTTCCCTCGATGACGAACAGGCGGCCGATTTTCTCGTTGTTAACAGTGTACTGCCGGACGTTCTCCAGGGAGATGTCCCTGACCTGAGCCGCGGCCATGGCTGGATCGACGGCCTGCTCCACCTGGCTAACCGTATCATCCCCGCCCATCCAGGACGGAAAATGCGGCTTGAGCAGCGGATAATACATCCACAACGCCAAAAAAACCGACAAGATGAGAACCAGGGCCAAGGTGGCCACAAGAACCCGGCTGCCTCCCTTGACGGGTGGCGCATCAAAGTCGATGCGAAAATCGGTCTTTTCGTCTCCTGCCGAGGCCCCGGCAGACTCACCCTTCTTTGATGCACCGACCTCCTGACTATCTTCCCACTGGTTGTCGGGTTCGGCGCCACCCTCGTCGAAGACGGGCATCTCCGACAATTCCGGCTCCTCTTCAGGGGGATGCCGAAACAAATGGCTGCACTTTGAGCATCGCATGGTGATGCTCCCGGATTTGATATTCGACTCGTCGAAGCGGTACTTGGTCCGGCAATTGGGACATTGGACGATCATGACGTTTCCCCCTGACCTGGAGTGAGCTCGTAAATGCCGGGCTTATGCCGATATTTCTCGGCATAATCAAGCCCATACCCGACGATGAAGCCCTCGCGAAGCTTGAAACCAGAGAAATCCACCCGAACCTCGGCCTCCCGGCGCTCGTATTTGTCCACCAGGGCCGCGATGCGGACGCTATTGGGCCCCCTGGCATTCAGGACCTTGACCAAAAAGGCCATGGAGTGACCCGTATCGACGATATCTTCGATCACGAGGACGTCTCGCCCGACCACCGACGTCTCCATGTCCTTGGAAAACAATATCCGGTCCTGTCTGGCGGTTCGATCAGCGTAGCTCGACAGACGAACAAAGTCGATGGTCACGTCCAGATCCAGTTCCCGGACCAGGTCGGCGAAAAAGATGAAGGCCCCCTTGAGAACACAGACCGCCACCAGAGGCCTGCCCCGGTAGAATTCGTTGATCTCCCTGCCCAGTTCACGGATCCTGGACTGAATGGTCTCGGGCGAAAAGACCACTTCGAGCCTGTCTTTGTCATAATCTTGATTCTTCACGGGTAGGCTCACATGACCATCAGCATGGCTGTTTCGTCACAATCGGGGAATTTCGGACAATTCAGGCACTCGGCCCAGACCTTCTGGGGCAGCTCGTTCTTGTCCGTGATCTCGAATCCCAGGCCGGCGAAGAAATCGACCTGATAGGTCAAGGTGAAAACCTTGAACACGCCCAGAGTCAATGCCTCGCTCAGACACGCCTCCACCAGCCGGCGGCCCCAGCCCTGACGCCGCAACCGGTCGGCAACGATAAGGGAGCGAACTTCGGCCAAACCCTCCCAGGTGATGGACAGAGCGCAACATCCACCTATCTCGCCACCTTCCACGCCGACGATGACGAAAAAATCCCGCAGATGGCTGTATAACTGGCTGAAGGAACGCGGCAGAAGTTCGCCCTTGGCCGAGGCCTCCATGAGCAGGG
This sequence is a window from Deltaproteobacteria bacterium. Protein-coding genes within it:
- a CDS encoding NAD(P)/FAD-dependent oxidoreductase; protein product: MPDKTQVLIVGQGPAGLSAAIYTGRAGYDTLILGCPPKVAGDYEIDNYFGFSETISGRELIDRGIAQARRFGVDIRCDRVLGIHHGQNSGFHVRTEKGEVEADAVILATGVSRIRPGISNLGDYEGKGVSYCVSCDGFFFKGARVVVAGEGVFAANQALELLQYTPHVTVCTQGKAPTMTQEFRDRLDKMGIPVLEDKIVTLEGQGTLQSMVLESGQRLEAEGLFIAMGEASSNDFAYTLGLERRGVFIDADCDQKTNIPGVFAAGDCVGRFLQISVAVGEGAKAARAAINHLKKVN
- a CDS encoding DUF3426 domain-containing protein, whose translation is MIVQCPNCRTKYRFDESNIKSGSITMRCSKCSHLFRHPPEEEPELSEMPVFDEGGAEPDNQWEDSQEVGASKKGESAGASAGDEKTDFRIDFDAPPVKGGSRVLVATLALVLILSVFLALWMYYPLLKPHFPSWMGGDDTVSQVEQAVDPAMAAAQVRDISLENVRQYTVNNEKIGRLFVIEGKAVNRFPTTKELIKVRADLLDSGGNRVVTREFYCGNTVSLFQLQVYNAEELEAALSAKVGILTNNTNVAPGGDTPFMVVVPNPPDTVKEFEVTVVEAKDPPPSS
- a CDS encoding phosphoribosylanthranilate isomerase, coding for MIGRSPRPVIQVAGIRTPEEARMVAEAGATHVGFPLCLDVHAEDLPLKDVRAIVQDLPSFTTPVVITYLDRAVDILSLVHDTDADWVQLHGPVPVLELEKLIPSRTAGTLTVIKSLIIGPRTANMDREIAALAPLVDWFITDTYDPATGASGATGKTHDWDVSRRIVEISPRPVILAGGLNPDNILLAVETISPQGVDAHTGLEDERGFKDKKKVRAFVDKARQALARCRTSGISGSGP
- the hpt gene encoding hypoxanthine phosphoribosyltransferase, coding for MKNQDYDKDRLEVVFSPETIQSRIRELGREINEFYRGRPLVAVCVLKGAFIFFADLVRELDLDVTIDFVRLSSYADRTARQDRILFSKDMETSVVGRDVLVIEDIVDTGHSMAFLVKVLNARGPNSVRIAALVDKYERREAEVRVDFSGFKLREGFIVGYGLDYAEKYRHKPGIYELTPGQGETS
- a CDS encoding N-acetyltransferase, producing the protein MRTRPFILRKARMGDIRQIHALLMEASAKGELLPRSFSQLYSHLRDFFVIVGVEGGEIGGCCALSITWEGLAEVRSLIVADRLRRQGWGRRLVEACLSEALTLGVFKVFTLTYQVDFFAGLGFEITDKNELPQKVWAECLNCPKFPDCDETAMLMVM
- a CDS encoding MATE family efflux transporter; its protein translation is MTFFHFLIGFVDVWAAGRLGRDVQACIGLTTQAMFFFLVVAIAFANGSVAAISQSMGAGLFRRIQRYVGLGLQSGLAMGIMLLVIGLAVKSALPGIMRMPEDIAPIAADIFEIYVYLLPSYYLFIISNAIFRAQQRVMYPLYAIMLVTAANTFGDLAFGLGYWGFPAYGYKGLAWATFLSINCGTIFNLVVLIWLRLLARYSFAPWRWVKR